The genomic stretch CATGAAAGACAGGTGAGCCTCTGTGACATTGGCACCATTGAGGGCCCAGGGACGCACAGGTGTGCACAGGTGACTGATGTCTGTCCTGCCATCCCCACCTTTCCAGGGTGGTGGAACGGCATGTGCAGAGGCACAGAGGCATGTGGCATGTCTCCAGTGGCTGGCGGCCATGTGTCCTGGCCTCTCCTGGGGAGGAGCTCTCCAGATGCTGGCGTGGGGTTGGACTCCCAGTCACTCAGTGAGTGAGCTGTCAACAGCCAGGCCACCAGCAGACTTCAGTGGGGCCTGTGTGCTTGGGTCCAGTTGAATGAGAGGGACATGGTCTCTGACCTCCAGGAGCATATGAAGAGTGTGACGGAGGGGTGGGCATTGTGGGATGCCAGGAAATGGTCTCGCAGTGCTGCCCTTCTACCGCACGCTGTGTCCCAGACCCTTGGTGAGAGGGCATTGAGAGGGGCATTGGCACCGGGCTTACACCACCCATCACAGCGCTGAGGACCTGTTCGGTGCAGGCCAGGGGGCTGATTATGTTCTGGTGTGGCTCATTCTCGACTTGTGGTCTGAGCCCCCGCTCAGACACCTGGAGGCTGCCTGGGTGTTGAGGAGTGGAGAGAGGTCAGACACCGTTCTGCTGGGCAAAGTGACAAGGGCAGGTTTGAGAGATGAGAGTGAGTCCAGCACTGGACATGGGCTCTCCACCTTCCCCCTGGAGCCCCTGGTGGAGGAATCTGGAACTCTAGAGAAGAGCTCTCGCTGCCCATCCAGGTGTGGGGCCCTTGGGGTTTAGAAGGTCTTGGAAGCCACAGGTGTGACAGTGAGAGTCCAGAGCGTGGCATCAGCGTGAGGGTCGGGCCTCGGCGGACATAGCCAGGTGCAGACAGACCCCATGTGCCCTGACAGGTACTGGAGCTCCCTGCGGAACCTGGTGGTGTCTCTGCTCAACTCCATGAAGTCTATCATCAGCCTCCTTTTCCTGCTGTTCCTGTTCATCGTGGTCTTTGCCCTGCTGGGCATGCAGCTGTTTGGGGGACAGTAAGTGGGTCCTAGGGGGCGTATGAGGCTGGGGGCCCCCGCTGGGGTGGCAGAGCTGGGCGCTGACGTGTTGCCCAGGCCCCTCCACCTGTCTTCCACCTGGAGGTGTCCCCCAGGAAGACAGTGGCTCCGAGCACACGGCCCATTCACAGCCTGGGACAGCATGGCATGTCAGAGTGCCCCCGGATCCTGATGAGGCTGCCTCCTCCCAAGACTTCTTATTTTCCTCAGGTTCAACTTTCAAGATGAGACCCCGACAACCAACTTTGACACCTTCCCCGCGGCCATCCTTACCGTCTTCCAGGTAAGGCTTCTGGTTCCCTCAGCTCTCCAGGTGCTGGGAAGGCAGCCTTCCCTGTCAGACCCTTGCTGGTGCCTCAGCACAACCTGAACAGCCAAAATTTCAGATAGAactttccagaaaacagaagagaacaagcaggagatgAGCATAGGGAGGTCTCCAGTGTGTAGGCCTCCAGTCCCTGGGTCCCTGCCACCAGATCTAGGAACTAGTTCTGGAGGGAAGCTGGGTGCTGTGATGCTGTCCCAACAAACATGTGTAGGTCCCTGGGGGACCCAACTGTCTAGTGGCCATTGGACTTCAAGCCGCCAACTTATGTCTCAGCACCAGGACCTGGAGTCAGGGCTGTCTTTGACCCTTTGAGAATAAAACAGCAAAGCACTACCTAAGCTTCTCCCTCCTGTATGTCAGGTCTGGTGACCCTTCAGTTCTTTTTTGTGTCTGGACAACTTGGTCACCATGACTCCTGGAGAAGCTCAGGCTCTTGGCCCATGTCCTCTGTGATGCAAACCTTGCATCAACTCAGGTGATCTCTGCCCTCTCAGAGGGTTCCCTTTTGAAGGGTTTAGCATTTTGTCCCCTTGCAGGGCTTTGGCAGCCCTGATGCCCCTGTGGCTGTCCTCACCTGTAGGAGGATGCCAAATGTCTCTGTCGTATGTATGAACCTCCTCGGACACCATACCTGTGActgagcagggtggggtgggttATTGTTTTGCCCATGATGACTCTTAGGGAAGCCCAAAAGGCCATGTGTGCTCAGGCCAGGGGTTCAGCTTGGACCCTTGGTCTCTGGGGCTACCCTTGGTCTCTAGATTATGGCCTCTAGCAGCGGGTGGTCATGACCTTTCCTGCACAGTGTGATCTGCTCAGTGATAGGAAGGAGTGCCTTCCTCCTGTGCGTCACTAGGGCTGCCCAGTGGGATCTTGAAAGGCAGGCAAGGCGAATTGGCAGGAGTGTGTTCCAGACACAGTAGCAGGAAGTGGAGGCCGGGGGCAGCGAAGGCACAAGGTTTGTGGCAGAAGGACTGGGGCTGGCAGAGGCCAGGTTGGGTGGGCCTTCCTTGCCAGGCCCAGAGGCTTTGCCTAGCAGGAGGTGGCACAGGGGCTCCCAAAGCAGGGAGGTGATGTGATTGACAGGGCTCTGCTTTGTTTGGTTTATTGCAACAGAACAGAAAGGAGCCGAATGAGGCTCATGGTGCTGGTGTGGGATAGAGGGGAAGAGGAGGTCAAAGCTAGGGGAAAAGATGGCTCTGGTTTAGACCTTAGACCCCCTCTCGTCTGAACACGAGATACATCTAGAAATTAAAAGGACCCAGCCACGCAGAAAACAAACTGTGGGCTGGAAGTGGAACAGTGACGAGAGATGAAGAGACCCGGGCGCCCGGAATGTGGTCTGTGCGAGGCAGGCGGGCTCGGTGTCAGAAGCATCCATGTGGCACTTGGTGTGTGGCCCTTTGAGGAACAGAGGACCAGAGCTGAGAGAGAGCAAATATGGCCAGAGGAGGCTGAGAAGATCTCAAGGGCAGAcaacaggccaggccaggcctgtGTCTTCCATGGATGGTGCTGGACGGGGGCCTGAGACCCTAAGATGGGAGCTCCTGCTTCTGAatggggctggagggcagagggagagcacatgGCCTCGTGGTGAACCTGTAGGCTGAACCCTGGTGATGCTGACCCTACAGAAGAGGGCTGACAACGTCTGCAGTTGGAAGGTGAGCTCACTGCTAACAAGACAGGAATAGCAGAAGAAATGCAGGCGACTTTGTGCCCAATGTGCTTGAGCCCTATAGAGTGTTAGAGGAAGAGCTCGtaacacataacacaaaattaaaacaaaaagtacctAAGAACCAAGAACAGGTTAATACAAAAAAGAACTAAGCTGAAATCCTAGGAATGCAACAGATagctatttaaataaataaataaaaaaaaaccccaaaaggtAAACTATACACTGGATATGACCCAAGAAAGGACGGGTGAGCTGGAAGATGTGGAGGAACTGAGCCAGCTGCACCATGTCGGGTGAGAGAGCCGACAGCAGTGTGGTTCCAGCCGAGTCCTAGAGCGTGTGTGTTCAGAGAGCTGAGCAGGGTGAGCGGAAGTCATGGCAAGCTTAGACGTGTTGTGTTAAAGaggaaatcttaaaaacaacTCTAGAAAGAGATTCCCTACAGAAGAAGGACAGCCTGATGGCAGAAGGTTGGGGGAGTAACTTTGAAATACTGAGGAACAGCACCTGTCAGCCTGGAATGCCAACCCGGAGAGCCGAGGTTCAAGTGTGAGCTAGCACTGGAATGTTCAGATGCTAATACGGAGAGTCACTAACCCCCCGATTGCCGAAGGCACTGCAGACATGTATATATTTAGTAAAGCCAgtgacttggaagaaaaaaagaacattatacTCACCGAGAAGAATTTGAAAATCTGAACTGTTTCAGAAGTTGAATAATTAAAAGCCTACCCCCCCTAAGCCACCATGTTCTAATTTTATGagtgaattctactaaatatttaaggaagacaTTATTCCGGTTTTATACACATGACTCCAGAGAAGATAAAAAGGAAGGCACCGAGCTCATCTTATGAGACTAGAATAACCTTGATATAAAAAACCATGACCGAATTAATGTGAATTTGCTTTATGATGAGTTACAGGCAGAGACTACAGGCAGGGGgagttgtcacacaaaggaaacttttaTTTGCGGTAAGTAAGGAGATCAtggggaataacttccaaagccatgaccCCCCATGTGGGGTGAGTGTGTTCCTTTGATATGAATATTCAGGAAGGGGAGCTTTTGTCAACATATATAGAGGTGGGTATATGGTCACTCATGCACGCTCAGGAAACATGCCTGTACACGCATCATCTGCTATGCTAGTGAGAGTTGTGCTCCACCTCGGAAGGAGATTTTCACATTAGAAAGAGGTAAAGGGATTAAGGCAACCGCCTGCTCAGGTGGGAGTTCGTGACTGAGCTCAAGCTGGTCCAGGCTGGCTGAGCTCTTCCCGTTATTTGCCTCTGAAAAGTTAAGGCTAACGTTCATGTGAAGAAGAAGGGCGGCCAGTGGGGGTCTTGCTGGTGACACAGCTAGATAAGgataatactaaaataaaaatataggttgTGATCACAaacccagagagagaagggaaacaatgACTAATCAAATCTAGATTTGCTTACAAATTATCATTATGATCAACTTGAGTTAATCCAGAAATACAAGATGACTCAACATTAGAAAGTCTATTAATGGAATTCATCATCTTCGCCGATTAAAGGAGTAAAAAACCCTGTGTGATCAGAAAAACACCTGAACCCAACAAGAGCATGGCACAGAGTGAGAGAACAGAGAAGCAAGATTGGGAGATTGGTTCACTGTTGAGACTGTGTGGATTCATCATATTCTATGTGTGTCTGAAATacactttttctaaaaaaatggaatcacatgATAAAACCCAACATTCCTTTCAAGTAAAAACTCTTAGCAGATTATGCTGGTACCAGTGGTCGTAGTGCAGTAGAACAAGAAAATGTGAAACAATTTCTCTGgattggcaaggaagaaagaatgttcacagctggaatatttatatacacagaAAACTTGAGTGTTGTAATTGCTGACAGTATGGGACAATTTGGTTATCCATAGAGCAAAACACGCAATTGGATTCCTACTTTGCACCAGATTTGAAATCAGTTTGGATAgattaagacctaaatgtgaaaagcaaatttGAAACTTTAGCAGTACATAGAGGAGTGTAATGGTACTAACTCAAGGCAGGGGAAATCCTAAGATCGAAGAAGCACAGATCATAAAGGAAGAGATTGACAAATTTgactattaaaatagaaatttctgtGCATCAAAAGATACTgtacaaatgttttttaaaagtcataaacttggggcatctgtgtggctcagttagttaagcatccacctttggctcgggtcatgatctcgcggttcgtaggttcgagtcctgcattgggctctgtgctgacagctcagaccctggagcctgcttctgattctgtgtctcccagtctctctctctgcccctcccctgctctctctctcatacacacacacacactctctctctctctctctctctctctctctctNNNNNNNNNNNNNNNNNNNNNNNNNNNNNNNNNNNNNNNNNNNNNNNNNNNNNNNNNNNNNNNNNNNNNNNNNNNNNNNNNNNNNNNNNNNNNNNNNNNNNNNNNNNNNNNNNNNNNNNNNNNNNNNNNNNNNNNNNNNNNNNNNNNNNNNNNNNNNNNNNNNNNNNNNNNNNNNNNNNNNNNNNNNNNNNNNNNNNNNNNNNNNNNNNNNNNNNNNNNNNNNNNNNNNNNNNNNNNNNNNNNNNNNNNNNNNNNNNNNNNNNNNNNNNNNNNNNNNNNNNNNNNNNNNNNNNNNNNNNNNNNNNNNNNNNNNNNNNNNNNNNNNNNNNNNNNNNNNNNNNNNNNNNNNNNNNNNNNNNNNNNNNNNNNNNNNNNNNNNNNNNNNNNNNNNNNNNNNNNNNNNNNNNNNNNNNNNNNNNNNNNNNNNNNNNNNNNNNNNNNNNNNNNNNNNNNNNNNNNNNNNNNNNNNNNNNNNNNNNNNNNNNNNNNNNNNNNNNNNNCAGACTCCTGTGTTAGTCATCTCCAAGGCTGCGTTCCTTTCCTGTCGTCTGGGTCTCCTCCTCTAGGACGGCCTGGGCACGCGCCATCAGGATGATCCCACCTCACTCCTCCTCCGGCCAAACCAAAGATCCTCTCCACCTGGTCTTGGCCTTGCAGAGCCTGGTTGGAGTCCACAGAGGCTGCCCCTGACCAGCCAGGCTGTCAAGGCTGCTGACCGAATGTCCAGGACCCTGAGGACCCTCCTTGGGTAGCCTGCTGATCCAAAGAGTACCCGTGCGAGGAATGTAGCAGGAACCTGGGCTCTCCCTGGGGACCTGGCTTTGATGGAAGGACGCGGGTCCCCACCTTTCCCTTCCTCGT from Panthera uncia isolate 11264 chromosome D4, Puncia_PCG_1.0, whole genome shotgun sequence encodes the following:
- the CACNA1B gene encoding voltage-dependent N-type calcium channel subunit alpha-1B, translating into MCPDRYWSSLRNLVVSLLNSMKSIISLLFLLFLFIVVFALLGMQLFGGQFNFQDETPTTNFDTFPAAILTVFQVRLLVPSALQVLGRQPSLSDPCWCLSTT